One window from the genome of Epinephelus fuscoguttatus linkage group LG3, E.fuscoguttatus.final_Chr_v1 encodes:
- the cplx2l gene encoding complexin 2, like → MNFVMKAALGGGPPDVGKMLGGEEKEEDPDAAKKEEERQEALRQQEEERKAKYAKMEAERESMRQGIRDKYGLKKREEAEAEAAAAAEEPAEGSLTRPKKAVPAGCGDEEEEESIMDTVMKYLPGPLQDMLKK, encoded by the exons ATGAATTTTGTAATGAAAGCTGCGCTGGGAG GAGGTCCTCCTGATGTGGGCAAGATGCTGGGtggggaggagaaggaggaggaccCTGATGCAGccaagaaagaggaggagagacaggaggcgctgaggcagcaggaggaggagaggaaggccAAATATGCCAAGATGGAGGCCGAGAGGGAAAGCATGAGGCAAGGCATCAGGGATAAG TATGGTTTGAAAAAGCGCGAGGAGGCTGAAGCCGAGGCAGCAGCTGCCGCAGAGGAGCCCGCAGAGGGCAGCTTGACTCGACCCAAGAAGGCCGTGCCGGCTGGCTGCGGTgacgaggaggaagaagagagcaTCATGGACACAGTGATGAAATACCTGCCAGGCCCGCTGCAAGACATGCTGAAGAAGTAG